The following proteins come from a genomic window of Pieris napi chromosome 15, ilPieNapi1.2, whole genome shotgun sequence:
- the LOC125056867 gene encoding uncharacterized protein LOC125056867 — protein sequence MHQNYYGNNLFSPENFKYVEINKQPAATCDNFLNGVLNAKNILCSLERSLKKTQNYEDQLLKCQCKHFHTANEQYVFSNKNDSSEKCASSRSSEDLANDWASMNVVCLKYQYEELSARYDVLLREYDERCNLETSHKETISRLRNRMKRNHTNLIEANKALLAVGEKYMKLRQKKLIEKEWFEHRIEQLKQRIEDVVRTAERARLELDDQLNNCHEDNVSLSLLVEEVLLRLYYSEEDTKQMKSLFV from the exons atgcatcaaaattattatggtAATAACTTATTTTCACCGGAAAACTTCAAAtatgtagaaataaataaa CAACCTGCCGCAACATGCGATAATTTTCTCAATGGAGTTTTAAatgctaaaaatattttatgtagtcTTGAGAGAAGTCTGAAAAAGACTCAAAACTACGAAGACCAGTTGTTAAAGTGTCAGTGTAAACATTTTCACACAGCCAATGAGCAGTATGTCTTCTCAAATAAAAACGATTCTTCAG aaaaatgtGCATCATCAAGAAGCTCAGAAGACTTGGCGAATGATTGGGCCTCTATGAACGTTGTCTGTCTCAAATATCA GTATGAAGAACTATCAGCGCGATATGATGTTTTATTACGCGAGTATGACGAACGTTGTAATCTAGAAACGTCCCACAAGGAAACAATCAGTAGATTACGAAATCGTATGAAAAGAAACCATACAAATCTTATTGAAGCTAACAAAGCATTATTGGCGGTTGGCGAAAAATACATGAAGCTTAGACAGAAAAAACTTATAGAG AAGGAGTGGTTCGAGCATCGCATAGAACAATTGAAGCAGCGTATAGAAGATGTTGTTAGAACAGCGGAAAGAGCGCGGCTTGAACTCGATGAccagttaaataattgtcatGAAGACAACGTTTCGCTATCGCTACTTGTGGAAGAGGTCTTACTTCGTCTTTATTACAGTGAAGAAGATACTAAACAAATGAAGAGTCTGTTCGTTTAG
- the LOC125056364 gene encoding 2-oxoglutarate and iron-dependent oxygenase JMJD4 yields MVEIETLDVSFVELPAIDKVEMEIRIINDGEMVYEDFYKNFMLNNSPCVIKNVCGNWKAYNEWVLNNRINCKYFIQNYGEFEVPISDCEKIDYNAQCKFTMEVKEFMEYLKHNNKEKLLYLKDWHLKAKLKEMNLRNDFYKVPEYFASDWLNEYAEDNGEDDFQFVYIGPKDSWTPLHADVYTSYSWSVNIVGKKKWVLFPPGEEEKLRDSLGNLPLLFKKENYENIRYSEVIQESGDAIFVPTGWHHQVVNLYDTISINHNFINSCNIEKVWNALQKNLSDVEKEIEEFKDSPEYLKQCQLILKSIFGMNFKSFVKLIMHIAEKRLNQINSMPFTVFDSYNFGNNHIMFDLHILYKIFNLVENHALFNNSLIGNIISQFHDIKDRMTK; encoded by the exons ATGGTTGAAATAGAGACATTAGATGTAAGTTTTGTTGAACTTCCAGCTATTGATAAGGTTGAAATGGAAATTCGAATTATAAATGATGGTGAAATGGTTTACgaggatttttataaaaactttatgttAAACAACTCTCcatgtgtaataaaaaatgtttgtgGAAATTGGAAAGCATACAATGAGTGGGTtctaaataatagaataaactgtaaatatttcatacaaaattatgGCGAATTTGAAGTTCCTATCTCAGATTGTGAAAAAATTGACTACAATGCTCAGTGTAAATTCACTATGGAAGTTAAAGAATTTatggaatatttaaaacataacaataaagaaaaactcTTGTATCTAAAAGATTGGCATTTAAAAGCCAAATTAAAGGAAATGAATTTAAGAAATGATTTCTACAAGGTTCCTGAATATTTTGCCTCTGATTGGCTTAATGAATATGCAGAAGATAATGGAGAGGATGATTTTCAGTTTGTTTACATTGGCCCAAAAGATTCATG GACACCATTGCATGCTGATGTATACACATCATATAGCTGGTCTGTTAATATTGTTGGAAAAAAGAAATGGGTATTATTCCCACCAGGTGAAGAAGAAAAACTCAGGGACTCTCTTGGAAACTTGCCATTACTATTCAAAAaggaaaattatgaaaatatcagATATTCAGAAGTTATTCAAGAAAGTGGTGATGCTATATTTGTTCCAACTGGTTGGCATCATCaagttgttaatttatatgacACAATTTCTATTAACCAcaatttcattaattcctGTAATATAGAAAAGGTTTGGAATGCCTTACAAAAGAATTTGAGTGATGTTGAAAAAGAAATTGAGGAATTCAAAGATAGCCCTGAATACTTAAAACAATGtcaactaattttaaaatctatatttggtatgaattttaaatcttttgtGAAATTAATTATGCACATAGCTGAAAAGAGGTTGaatcaaataaatagtatGCCATTTACAGTATTTGATTCATATAATTTTGGTAATAACCATATAATGTTTGATTTAcacattttgtataaaatttttaatctagTAGAAAACCatgcattatttaataatagtttaataggAAATATAATATCACAATTTCATGATATTAAAGATAGgatgacaaaataa
- the LOC125056366 gene encoding mRNA (2'-O-methyladenosine-N(6)-)-methyltransferase → MNDVRDKVVAGSSTWESGAGQSDSSPEIQSSPGGSGETPQTPGAPAPLAPHLAADLHPDLIQQGWRKYWSKRENRPYFWNKISGESMWELPAVKRDFDPITDPLGICHTGPPNPGNMTPSASKRRPSEDNGPPPKKFVLSGPWDIEVPTNVVIYERPPTICPHPHPEVEGFRFTLANKLRQCYQELCHTRESIDAPKESFNRWLMERKVNDQGGSDPLLPSHCFPEISRSMYEEIMNDIPIKLTHPKFTGDARKQLSRYAEAAKKMIESRNASPESRKVVKWNAEDTFQWLRRTVGATYDDFQDRLAHLRRQCQPHLAETAKASVEGICLKIYHLSAEYARKIREKHSVLLKENGIQEMPAPLQQAALRKVWCYPVQFALPAPRPPIVEHFIDRDQVLLRYLGETQVLNATYLQKLEHLYRYSCFDDKKFELFLSRVWCLLRRYAAWVGAGGGDSHLAQMSAPVPVLECLQRCFGVTFECFASPLDCYFRQYCSAFADTDSYFGSRGPFLELRPVSGSLVAHPPHCEPLLEAALRHMERLLQDSAEPLSFVVFLPEWPDRPTHALHKLQASHFKRKQVVIPAFEHEYRHGFQHLLPKNEIYFRWGGGTVVVWLQNAAGFARWGPTEDRVEALLDAWRPRAKLRSPEDNPPAVPAPTPETDTPAPDKRP, encoded by the exons ATGAACGATGTCCGAGACAAAGTTGTGGCTGGATCTTCCACATGGGAAAGTGGTGCAGGTCAGAGCGACTCATCTCCTGAGATTCAGTCTTCACCCGGTGGAAGTGGAGAAACTCCACAAACACCGGGAGCTCCAGCACCTTTGGCGCCACATCTTGCTGCAGACTTGCATCCTGATCTCATCCAACAAGGCTGGCGAAAGTATTGGTCTAAAAGAGAAAACAGACCATACTTTTGGAATAAAATTTCTGGTGAATCTATGTGGGAATTACCAGCTGTTAAAAGAGACTTTGATCCCATAACAGACCCTTTGGGAATATGTCACACAGGTCCCCCAAATCCAGGGAATATGACTCCAAGTGCTAGTAAACGAAGACCCTCAGAAGATAATGGCCCTCCCCCTAAAAAATTTGTTCTTTCTGGTCCATGGGATATTGAGGTACCAACCAATGTTGTAATCTATGAACGCCCTCCTACAATTTGTCCTCATCCTCATCCAGAAGTTGAAGGCTTTAGGTTTACACTTGCTAATAAATTAAGGCAATGCTATCAAGAACTTTGTCATACAAGAGAAAGTATAGATGCACCAAAAGAATCATTTAACCGTTGGTTAATGGAGAGAAAAGTGAATGATCAGGGAGGTTCTGATCCACTGTTGCCAAGCCACTGTTTTCCAGAAATATCAAGATCTATGTATGAAGAAATTATGAATGATATACCAATAAAGTTAACTCACCCAAAATTTACTGGAGATGCAAGAAAACAGCTATCTCGTTATGCGGAAGCTGCAAAGAAAATGATAGAATCAAGGAATGCATCTCCAGAAAGTAGAAAGGTGGTTAAATGGAATGCAGAAGATACATTTCAATGGCTCCGGCGTACTGTTGGTGCTACTTATGATGATTTTCAAGATCGCTTAGCACATTTAAGA CGACAATGTCAGCCTCACTTGGCAGAAACAGCAAAAGCTTCAGTGGAAGGAATTTGCCttaaaatttatcatttatctgCAGAATATGCAAGAAAAATAAGAGAAAAGCACAGTGTTCTCCTAAAAGAAAATGGAATTCAG GAAATGCCAGCTCCACTCCAGCAAGCTGCTCTTCGTAAAGTGTGGTGTTATCCAGTACAATTCGCGTTACCGGCACCCAGGCCGCCAATAGTAGAACATTTCATTGACCGCGATCAGGTATTACTGCGGTACCTTGGAGAGACGCAAGTCCTTAACGCTAcctatttacagaaattg GAACATCTATACCGATACAGCTGTTTCGACGATAAGAAGttcgaattatttttatcgcGCGTATGGTGTTTACTTAGACGATATGCGGCTTGGGTGGGGGCAGGGGGAGGTGATTCGCACTTGGCACAAATGTCGGCACCTGTTCCAGTACTTGAGTGCCTCCAGAGATGCTTTGGAGTCACTTTTGAATGCTTCGCGAGTCCATTAGACTGTTATTTTAGACAGTATTGCTCTGCGTTCGCCGATACCGACTCGTATTTTGGATCGAGAGG GCCATTTCTCGAGCTCCGACCTGTATCGGGGTCGTTGGTTGCGCATCCGCCCCACTGTGAGCCTTTGCTTGAGGCTGCGTTAAGGCATATGGAGAGGCTATTACAGGACTCGGCTGAACCACTAAGTTTCGTGGTCTTCTTGCCGGAGTGGCCAGATAGACCCACTCATGCCTTACACAAATTGCAGGCCAGCCATTTTAAAAGGAAACAG GTCGTTATTCCTGCATTTGAACATGAGTATCGTCACGGTTTTCAACATTTGCTTCCGAA AAACGAGATATACTTCCGTTGGGGTGGTGGGACCGTAGTAGTGTGGCTTCAAAACGCAGCCGGTTTCGCTCGATGGGGCCCCACTGAGGACAGAGTAGAGGCTCTACTGGACGCCTGGAGGCCCAGAGCTAAATTACGATCGCCTGAAGATAATCCTCCAGCTGTTCCAGCACCCACTCCCGAAACTGACACACCAGCGCCGGATAAACGACCATAG